Proteins encoded within one genomic window of uncultured Draconibacterium sp.:
- a CDS encoding GNAT family N-acetyltransferase, whose protein sequence is MKSLENIKVLIADEKHLKFIDDINDAIDSASQQRGTGIARRTFEYLASKMKEGKAIIALEGDTFAGFCYIETWQEKGFVANSGLIVGEEYRGIGLAKAIKKKAFELSRKKYPNSKIFGLTTGLAVMKINHELGYRPVTFSELTLDDQFWKGCQGCINHDILERTGRTKCLCTGMLYNPEWEKPTFTNGNGIRKRSLLDLLPKRFVGVAKKKNKIIDKNK, encoded by the coding sequence ATGAAGAGTTTAGAAAATATTAAAGTTTTAATTGCCGACGAAAAACACCTGAAATTTATCGACGACATAAACGACGCTATCGACAGTGCATCACAACAACGCGGTACCGGTATTGCGCGTCGTACATTTGAATACCTTGCTTCGAAAATGAAGGAGGGAAAAGCAATTATTGCCCTTGAAGGAGACACCTTTGCCGGTTTTTGCTACATAGAAACCTGGCAGGAAAAAGGTTTTGTGGCCAACTCGGGTTTAATTGTTGGTGAAGAATACCGCGGAATAGGGCTTGCAAAAGCGATTAAGAAAAAAGCATTTGAGCTGTCGCGCAAGAAATATCCAAACTCAAAGATATTTGGATTAACAACCGGTTTGGCGGTAATGAAAATTAACCACGAACTGGGCTATCGTCCGGTAACATTTTCGGAATTGACTTTAGATGACCAGTTTTGGAAAGGTTGCCAGGGATGTATAAACCACGATATTTTAGAGCGTACCGGCCGAACAAAATGCCTGTGCACTGGGATGTTGTACAATCCTGAATGGGAAAAACCAACGTTCACTAACGGAAACGGAATTCGGAAACGCAGCTTGCTTGATCTTCTGCCAAAACGTTTTGTGGGAGTCGCAAAAAAGAAAAATAAAATAATAGATAAAAATAAGTAG
- a CDS encoding four helix bundle protein translates to MNRFELEERLIKFAAKIIMLAERLPNSPIGNHMKGQIVRSGTSPALNYGEAQSAESKKDFIHKMSICLKELRETFVAVKIIKYSNLLSDLRLLEECYVENNELISIFVKSIETAKNRKID, encoded by the coding sequence ATGAATAGGTTTGAGCTGGAAGAAAGATTGATAAAGTTTGCTGCCAAAATTATTATGTTGGCAGAAAGACTGCCTAATTCTCCGATCGGAAATCATATGAAAGGACAAATTGTACGTTCAGGAACATCGCCGGCTCTAAATTATGGTGAGGCTCAAAGTGCCGAATCAAAAAAAGATTTTATTCATAAAATGAGTATTTGTCTTAAAGAGCTTAGAGAAACTTTCGTTGCGGTTAAGATCATTAAATATTCAAATCTTTTAAGTGATTTAAGATTGCTTGAGGAATGTTACGTTGAGAACAATGAATTGATATCCATTTTTGTGAAAAGTATTGAAACAGCAAAAAATAGAAAGATAGATTAA
- the argR gene encoding arginine repressor produces MKNKVQRQREIRKIIQRGSVHSQDELLVELKRRGYELTQATLSRDLKVLQVAKVPHPAKGYVYTIPENGQSERNNSEHTSRINYLADGFKDIQFSGNLAVIRTMPGYANSIAAVIDSASPWEILGTVAGDDTILIIQREGISKNDLTEALIKILPKLNDKL; encoded by the coding sequence ATGAAGAATAAAGTACAACGACAACGAGAAATCCGAAAAATAATTCAAAGAGGTAGTGTACACAGCCAGGACGAATTATTGGTTGAACTAAAACGCCGCGGATACGAACTGACACAAGCTACATTGTCGCGCGATTTAAAAGTGCTGCAGGTAGCTAAAGTGCCACATCCGGCAAAAGGATACGTTTATACGATTCCTGAAAACGGACAATCGGAAAGAAACAATTCGGAACATACAAGCAGGATAAATTACCTGGCCGACGGATTTAAAGACATACAATTTTCGGGCAATTTGGCCGTAATACGCACAATGCCCGGATATGCCAACAGTATTGCAGCCGTAATTGATTCGGCTAGTCCGTGGGAAATTTTAGGAACCGTTGCAGGAGACGATACTATATTAATAATACAAAGGGAAGGAATATCGAAAAATGATTTGACAGAGGCATTAATAAAAATTCTGCCAAAGCTAAACGACAAATTGTAG
- a CDS encoding argininosuccinate synthase domain-containing protein, protein MSKKLVLAFSGGLDTSFCVKYLKEEKGYDVYTAIANTGGFSDEELKTIEERALALGAVEHITLDVTNEYYEKCIRYMVFGNVLRNNTYPISVSSERAFQAIAIIEYAKEIGAKYIAHGSTGAGNDQIRFDLTFQVLAPEIEIITPTRDMLLTRQYEIDYLKKFGFEADFTKMEYSINQGLWGTSVGGKETLTTNKNLPEEAYPSQLEATEEKTIELGFEKGELVSLDGEFYENGPDVIRALEAIASKYAIGRDTHVGDTIIGIKGRVGFEAAAPLITIKAHHLLEKHTLTKWQSYWKEQLGNWYGMFLHEAMYQEPVMRNIEDFLESTQENVTGKVIVKLRPYNFELVGIESEHDLMNSGFGQYGETVEAWTADDVKGFTKILSNSLKIYNKVNKNL, encoded by the coding sequence ATGAGTAAAAAATTGGTACTGGCATTTAGCGGAGGTTTAGACACATCGTTTTGTGTAAAATACCTGAAAGAAGAAAAAGGTTATGATGTTTATACAGCAATTGCCAACACTGGCGGATTCTCTGACGAAGAGTTAAAAACCATTGAAGAACGTGCGCTGGCATTGGGCGCGGTTGAGCACATCACACTCGACGTAACCAACGAGTATTACGAAAAATGTATTCGCTACATGGTTTTCGGAAATGTACTTCGTAATAACACCTACCCTATTTCGGTTAGCTCTGAAAGAGCATTTCAGGCCATTGCCATTATTGAGTACGCCAAAGAAATTGGTGCAAAATACATTGCGCATGGTAGTACCGGCGCCGGAAACGACCAAATTCGTTTCGACCTGACTTTCCAGGTTTTGGCGCCCGAGATTGAAATTATCACGCCAACGCGAGATATGTTGCTCACTCGTCAGTACGAAATTGATTACCTGAAGAAATTTGGTTTTGAAGCCGACTTCACAAAAATGGAATACTCCATTAACCAGGGACTTTGGGGAACCAGCGTTGGCGGAAAAGAAACATTAACCACCAATAAAAATCTTCCTGAAGAGGCTTATCCAAGTCAGTTGGAAGCCACCGAAGAAAAAACTATTGAATTGGGTTTTGAAAAAGGCGAACTGGTTTCGCTCGATGGTGAGTTTTACGAAAACGGTCCCGATGTAATTCGTGCACTGGAAGCTATAGCATCGAAATATGCCATTGGCCGCGACACACATGTTGGCGATACCATTATTGGAATTAAAGGCCGCGTAGGTTTTGAAGCTGCCGCACCGCTTATTACCATTAAAGCGCACCATCTGCTGGAAAAACATACGTTAACCAAATGGCAATCGTACTGGAAAGAGCAGCTGGGAAACTGGTACGGAATGTTCTTACACGAAGCCATGTACCAGGAACCGGTAATGCGCAACATCGAAGATTTCCTTGAATCAACTCAGGAAAACGTAACCGGAAAAGTGATCGTAAAACTGAGACCTTACAATTTCGAGTTGGTTGGAATTGAATCGGAACACGATTTAATGAATTCGGGATTTGGCCAGTACGGCGAAACCGTTGAAGCATGGACTGCAGACGATGTAAAAGGTTTTACCAAAATCTTATCGAATTCACTTAAAATCTACAATAAAGTAAACAAGAACTTGTAA
- the carA gene encoding glutamine-hydrolyzing carbamoyl-phosphate synthase small subunit: MYKVKQAKLTLEDGTVFMGKSFGSEKSVAGEVVFYTAMTGYPESLTDPSYTGQILVSTYPMIGNYGVPFNRKENGIHKYYESHKLHISGLIISDYSFEFSHWNAEKSLSDLLKEYNVPGLFDIDTRALTKILREKGSMLGKIEFEDEIDFYDPNKENLVAVASCKEREVYGDGEHKVVLVDCGVKNNIIRCLLNRGATVIRVPWDYDFTNEEYDGLFISNGPGDPAMCDATVEYIKNTIGTEKPIMGICLGNQLLARAAGAETYKLKYGHRSHNQPVLLQGTNKCYITSQNHGFAVATETLPDDWEPLFTNVNDETNEGIRHKTKPFFSTQFHPEASSGPVDTEFLFDEFIKNIVESKKK; the protein is encoded by the coding sequence ATGTACAAAGTAAAACAGGCAAAATTAACGCTTGAAGACGGGACGGTTTTTATGGGAAAATCCTTCGGAAGCGAAAAATCGGTGGCCGGAGAGGTCGTTTTTTATACCGCAATGACAGGGTATCCGGAAAGTTTGACTGATCCATCTTACACCGGGCAGATCCTGGTATCGACTTACCCAATGATTGGGAATTATGGTGTTCCTTTTAACAGGAAAGAGAATGGAATACACAAATATTACGAATCGCACAAATTGCACATTTCCGGTCTGATAATCTCTGATTATTCATTTGAGTTTAGTCACTGGAATGCCGAGAAAAGTTTGAGCGACTTGCTAAAAGAATACAATGTGCCGGGTTTATTTGATATCGACACGAGAGCCTTAACGAAAATTTTACGTGAGAAAGGTTCTATGTTAGGAAAAATCGAATTTGAAGATGAAATTGATTTTTACGATCCGAATAAGGAAAACCTGGTAGCGGTTGCAAGTTGCAAAGAACGCGAGGTTTATGGAGACGGAGAACACAAAGTAGTGTTGGTAGACTGTGGCGTGAAAAACAACATTATTCGTTGTTTGCTTAACCGCGGAGCAACAGTAATTCGCGTGCCATGGGATTACGATTTTACCAATGAAGAATACGACGGATTGTTTATCTCAAACGGACCGGGCGATCCGGCTATGTGCGATGCAACTGTTGAGTACATTAAAAACACCATTGGAACTGAAAAGCCAATTATGGGAATCTGTTTGGGTAACCAATTACTGGCACGTGCTGCCGGTGCCGAAACTTACAAACTGAAGTATGGTCACCGTAGCCACAACCAACCGGTATTGCTGCAGGGAACAAACAAATGTTACATCACTTCGCAAAACCACGGTTTCGCTGTAGCAACTGAAACATTGCCAGATGACTGGGAGCCATTATTTACCAATGTAAACGATGAAACCAACGAAGGAATCAGGCACAAAACAAAGCCGTTCTTCTCAACGCAATTTCACCCTGAAGCTTCGAGTGGGCCGGTTGATACCGAGTTTTTATTCGATGAGTTTATTAAAAATATCGTAGAAAGCAAGAAGAAATAA